In a single window of the Sphingosinicella microcystinivorans genome:
- a CDS encoding glycoside hydrolase family 108 protein, with protein MASIDDLIEMLLHREGGFVDHPDDRGGPTNFGITEATARAAGYAGAMRDLPRSLAADIYRKRYWRDTGFDRVNALMPRIAAELFDTGVNMGPAVATGFLQRALNALNRRERDWPDIPQSRVIDTATLAALKGLAAARGKAGETVLLRALEALQGARYIELAEARPANESFVFGWLAGRIGDFHA; from the coding sequence ATGGCGTCCATCGACGATCTCATCGAAATGCTGCTGCACCGCGAGGGCGGCTTCGTCGACCACCCCGACGACCGCGGCGGACCCACCAACTTCGGCATCACCGAGGCCACCGCGCGCGCCGCGGGCTACGCGGGCGCCATGCGGGACCTGCCGCGCAGCCTCGCGGCGGACATCTACCGGAAGCGCTACTGGCGGGACACCGGCTTCGACCGCGTGAATGCGCTGATGCCGCGCATCGCGGCGGAGCTGTTCGACACGGGCGTCAACATGGGCCCCGCGGTCGCCACCGGCTTCCTGCAACGCGCGCTGAACGCGCTCAACCGGCGCGAGCGCGACTGGCCGGACATCCCGCAGAGCCGCGTGATCGACACGGCGACGCTCGCCGCGCTGAAGGGGCTGGCCGCCGCGCGCGGCAAGGCCGGGGAGACCGTGCTGCTGCGCGCGCTCGAAGCGCTGCAAGGCGCCCGCTACATCGAACTCGCCGAGGCGCGGCCCGCCAACGAGAGCTTCGTGTTCGGCTGGCTCGCCGGGCGCATCGGCGATTTCCACGCCTGA
- the prsR gene encoding PEP-CTERM-box response regulator transcription factor, which produces MANKSAPKLLVVEDDEGLQRQLKWSYEDYEVLCAGDRRAAIELLRAHEPVVVTLDLGLPPDPDGTTEGFATLEEILSLKPDTKVIVASGHGARESALRAIALGAYDFYQKPVDIDQLGLIVQRAFHLHAIETENRLLGERDGHEALGGLITSSDSMLRVCRMIERVANTDVSVMLLGASGTGKEVLARGLHDSSGRKGAPFVAINCAAIPENLLEAELFGYEKGAFTGAVKTTEGKIELAEGGTLFLDEVGDIPLPLQVKLLRFLQERVIERIGGRRTIAVDVRIVCATHQNLEAMIAEGAFREDLWYRLAEVVIKIPPLAERQGDAVLLSHHFLRKYARDMKRPVKGFNADALAAIEAWKWPGNVRELENRMKRAVIMADSSRLSAADLDLAEVEDDDFLNLRAARERADRNAIRMALARTESNVSNAAKLLGVSRPTLYDLLKQYNIET; this is translated from the coding sequence ATGGCGAACAAATCGGCACCGAAACTGCTGGTCGTCGAGGACGACGAGGGGCTGCAGCGCCAGCTCAAGTGGTCATACGAGGACTATGAGGTGCTCTGTGCGGGGGATCGCCGCGCCGCCATCGAGCTGCTGCGCGCTCACGAGCCGGTGGTGGTGACGCTCGATCTCGGCCTGCCGCCGGACCCGGACGGCACGACCGAGGGCTTCGCCACGCTCGAGGAAATCCTGTCGCTGAAGCCCGACACCAAGGTCATCGTCGCCTCCGGCCACGGTGCGCGCGAGAGCGCGCTCCGGGCGATCGCGCTCGGCGCATACGATTTCTACCAGAAGCCGGTGGACATCGACCAGCTCGGCCTCATCGTGCAGCGGGCGTTCCATCTTCATGCGATCGAGACGGAAAACCGCCTTCTCGGCGAACGCGACGGTCACGAGGCGCTCGGAGGGCTCATCACCAGTTCAGACAGTATGCTCCGGGTCTGCCGGATGATCGAGCGTGTCGCCAACACCGACGTTTCCGTCATGCTGCTCGGCGCGAGCGGTACCGGCAAGGAAGTGCTGGCGCGCGGGCTCCACGACAGCTCCGGGCGCAAGGGCGCGCCGTTCGTCGCGATCAACTGCGCGGCGATCCCCGAAAACCTCCTTGAGGCCGAGCTGTTCGGCTATGAAAAAGGCGCGTTTACCGGCGCGGTGAAGACCACCGAGGGCAAGATCGAGCTTGCCGAGGGCGGCACGCTGTTCCTCGACGAGGTCGGCGACATTCCGCTGCCGTTGCAGGTGAAGCTGCTGCGCTTCCTTCAGGAGCGCGTGATCGAGCGAATCGGCGGCCGCAGGACGATCGCGGTCGACGTGCGCATCGTCTGCGCGACGCACCAGAACCTCGAGGCGATGATCGCGGAAGGCGCCTTCCGCGAAGACCTCTGGTACCGGCTCGCCGAGGTCGTCATCAAGATTCCGCCGCTTGCCGAGCGGCAGGGCGACGCCGTGCTGCTCTCCCACCATTTCCTCCGCAAGTACGCCCGCGACATGAAGCGTCCGGTGAAGGGCTTCAACGCCGATGCGCTGGCGGCGATCGAGGCGTGGAAGTGGCCGGGAAACGTGCGCGAGCTTGAAAACCGCATGAAACGCGCGGTGATCATGGCGGACAGCAGCCGGCTTTCCGCCGCGGACCTCGACCTTGCCGAAGTCGAGGACGACGATTTCCTGAACCTCCGCGCCGCGCGTGAGCGGGCGGACCGAAATGCCATCCGCATGGCGCTGGCGCGTACCGAGTCCAACGTATCGAACGCGGCCAAGCTGCTCGGTGTCAGCAGGCCGACGCTTTATGATCTTCTGAAGCAATATAATATTGAGACCTGA
- a CDS encoding PEP-CTERM sorting domain-containing protein, which produces MTMRMLGLAASIALAGQAQAANLVLNGDFEAGNTGFATSYTYNAANGTAQGVYTVGSNPRAWHSAFVVAGDHTTGSGLMFIANGSANEGDIVWQSSPIDIAAGIDYFFEAFVMNAYPASPPVLTFTVSLDGGEEFELNTLTVPVTPTGIWHGLSTTFNSGGATTASLFLRNAQTAFGGNDFAIDDIWLGTTSIVNPTEPTDPGGPTNPVPEPAALALFGLGLAGLGILRRRKTA; this is translated from the coding sequence ATGACGATGAGAATGCTGGGCCTCGCGGCAAGTATCGCTCTGGCCGGACAGGCGCAGGCGGCCAATCTGGTCCTGAACGGCGATTTCGAGGCGGGGAACACGGGGTTCGCGACGAGCTACACGTATAACGCTGCGAACGGCACCGCACAGGGAGTCTATACGGTCGGCAGCAATCCGCGGGCATGGCACAGCGCCTTCGTGGTCGCAGGCGATCATACCACCGGCTCGGGGCTGATGTTCATCGCCAACGGCTCGGCGAACGAAGGCGATATCGTCTGGCAGTCCTCGCCGATCGACATCGCGGCGGGCATCGACTATTTCTTCGAGGCGTTCGTCATGAACGCCTATCCCGCCAGCCCGCCCGTCCTCACGTTCACGGTTTCGCTGGACGGCGGCGAAGAATTCGAGCTGAACACGCTGACCGTGCCCGTCACGCCGACCGGCATCTGGCACGGCCTCTCCACCACGTTCAACAGCGGCGGCGCGACAACGGCCAGCCTTTTCCTGCGCAACGCGCAGACCGCCTTCGGCGGCAACGACTTCGCCATCGACGACATCTGGCTGGGCACGACATCCATCGTCAATCCGACCGAGCCGACGGACCCCGGCGGACCGACCAACCCGGTTCCCGAACCCGCGGCGCTTGCCCTGTTCGGGCTCGGCCTTGCAGGGCTCGGCATACTGCGCAGGCGCAAAACGGCCTGA
- a CDS encoding YncE family protein has translation MRHILTIALLLAAAPASAETLIVGNKGENTVSFIDLASGKELARSASGANPHEVALSPDGTRAAVVNYGGSAIDVYAVPGGERLATWDISPNARPHGLLWLGDGRLVATAEGSKTLVVIDGADGRVVRSIPTGAEGSHMVAVHPSRPRAYTANMKSGSASVVDLESGRTIGHLAAGREAEGIALTPDGKQLWISSRGSNEVHVYDTETEKLVRRIEAGPFPLRIAISPDGKEAVTSNLEAGTLGVYSVATGRLERTVPVSGTADAMQVTILFRPDGKRLYVAETGRNMVAELEWPGGKVLRRIPVGVNGDGLGWSPVGAE, from the coding sequence ATGCGGCATATTCTGACCATCGCCCTGCTGCTCGCGGCGGCACCCGCTTCGGCCGAGACGCTCATCGTCGGCAACAAGGGCGAGAACACGGTGAGTTTCATCGACCTCGCGAGCGGCAAGGAACTGGCACGCTCGGCGAGCGGGGCGAATCCGCATGAGGTGGCGCTTTCGCCGGACGGGACGCGGGCGGCGGTGGTGAATTATGGCGGCAGCGCGATCGACGTCTATGCGGTGCCGGGCGGCGAGCGGCTTGCGACGTGGGACATCAGCCCGAACGCGCGGCCGCATGGGCTGCTCTGGCTTGGCGACGGGCGGCTGGTGGCGACCGCCGAGGGTTCCAAGACGCTGGTGGTGATTGACGGTGCGGACGGGCGCGTGGTGCGGTCGATCCCGACCGGGGCGGAAGGCTCGCACATGGTGGCGGTGCACCCGTCGCGGCCGCGCGCCTACACGGCGAACATGAAAAGCGGCAGCGCGAGCGTCGTCGACCTCGAAAGCGGGCGGACCATCGGCCATCTGGCGGCCGGGCGCGAGGCGGAAGGCATCGCGCTGACGCCGGACGGCAAGCAGCTCTGGATCTCGAGCCGGGGATCGAACGAGGTCCACGTCTACGACACGGAGACGGAAAAGCTCGTGCGGCGCATCGAGGCCGGGCCGTTTCCGCTGCGCATCGCGATCAGCCCGGACGGGAAGGAGGCCGTCACCTCGAATCTCGAGGCAGGCACGCTCGGCGTTTACAGCGTGGCGACAGGCAGGCTGGAACGCACGGTTCCGGTGAGCGGCACCGCCGACGCCATGCAGGTGACGATCCTGTTCCGGCCGGACGGCAAGCGGCTCTATGTCGCCGAGACGGGGCGGAACATGGTGGCGGAACTCGAATGGCCGGGCGGCAAGGTGCTGCGGCGGATTCCGGTGGGCGTGAACGGGGACGGGCTCGGGTGGTCCCCGGTGGGGGCGGAGTAG
- a CDS encoding 3TM-type holin codes for MSLVDGIIAPVAKLLDRIIPDKEARERAKLELIQLEDSHELKLIEARMAAILAEANAADPWTSRARPSFLYVMYVLLLWSIPMGLIAAADPATAKAIGQGMGAYLEAIPEPLYMLFGTGYLGYTAARSWGKVKGADR; via the coding sequence ATGTCGCTCGTGGACGGCATCATCGCACCGGTCGCCAAGCTGCTCGACCGCATCATCCCGGACAAGGAGGCGCGCGAACGCGCCAAGCTGGAGCTGATCCAGCTCGAAGACAGCCACGAGCTGAAGCTCATCGAGGCGCGCATGGCCGCGATTCTGGCCGAGGCGAACGCGGCGGACCCGTGGACGAGCCGCGCGCGCCCGAGCTTCCTCTACGTGATGTACGTGCTGCTGCTCTGGTCGATCCCCATGGGCCTCATCGCCGCCGCCGACCCCGCGACGGCGAAGGCGATCGGGCAGGGGATGGGCGCCTATCTGGAGGCGATCCCCGAGCCGCTCTACATGCTCTTCGGCACCGGCTACCTCGGCTACACGGCGGCGCGCAGCTGGGGGAAGGTGAAGGGGGCGGATCGGTAG
- the prsT gene encoding XrtA/PEP-CTERM system TPR-repeat protein PrsT: MLNKTFFKLAAATLALAAPIGVAAFPAHADARSESNDAYVQGFRLFQAGDYRGARIQLLKALKANPNNGLARLLQARVALEFGSGVQAQTELERAMQAGIPSSKVRHLRAHALLMQRKYSEAMDLLDARSIEPQFAAYAARLRGQILTQQRNLPEARAEFERARRIAPNDPETMVDVARFYASDGKMNEASALADQVLAAKPTNVKGLMLKGDLVRRSQGLEASLTYFNRAIEADPNNIEALLERAATLGDLKREDQARADLKRINGLVPDHPLALYLEAVLETRSGQYEKARQLMTRTKGLLANYVPALMLQGMLAYQANDVAQATDFFGKVVAAAPQSVLARKLYAASQLKGNDTRGAIASLKPIIDSGAADGRTFALYGAAYAREGNMAEAQQYLEKAVTEAPKAGELKTQLAMTQLLQGNAEAAEEELMAVLKDDSKSLQALMVLTLIQIRDREFDKALATSNRIITLYPDLPVGYNIRGGAELGLGQTKKAEASFRTALQKKADYTEARRNLAQVLISTGRIAEGERELKLLLEQNKRDGRALTLLAATAARRGDATARVEWLRQAAAVDAKQLGPRVQLADAYLDTNQSKRALDEVASILRDFPDQPQALLAAARVYEAAGQGNQVESVLNRLVNAQPDSPQPRVMLARAQETNRKIAAARSTYQRILAMPRVNPAPVYSELVFFEARQGDWTAAKEWADRLRKHAPKENFGDLALGRAYLAQNQPAAALPYLEAAQKTKFNLAAARALSQVYTQTGKTGQAITVMQAYQKANPRDPIALAAIAELQMQQRQYKAAIANYEALRKLPNAEKSVTVLNNLAWAYSLVGDKRALATAKEAYAVGPNVPAVQDTYGWLLIRNKQDKTLALTLLQKAAAGSPTDPDVRFHLAVAYAMNGQRGKAVEALQTALKTPQFDSRGAAQKLLTSLQGS; encoded by the coding sequence ATGTTGAACAAGACCTTCTTCAAGCTTGCAGCGGCGACCCTAGCGCTTGCGGCTCCCATCGGCGTCGCGGCCTTTCCGGCGCACGCCGACGCGCGCAGCGAATCGAACGATGCCTATGTGCAGGGCTTCCGCCTCTTTCAGGCCGGCGACTATCGCGGCGCCCGCATCCAGCTCCTGAAGGCGCTGAAGGCCAATCCGAACAACGGTCTTGCCCGGCTGCTTCAGGCGCGCGTCGCGCTGGAGTTCGGCTCCGGCGTGCAGGCGCAGACGGAACTGGAACGCGCCATGCAGGCGGGCATCCCGTCGTCGAAGGTTCGCCATCTGCGCGCGCACGCCCTGTTGATGCAGCGCAAGTACAGCGAGGCGATGGACCTGCTCGACGCACGGTCGATCGAGCCGCAGTTCGCCGCCTATGCGGCGCGGCTGCGCGGGCAGATCCTGACGCAGCAGCGCAATCTGCCGGAAGCGCGCGCCGAGTTCGAACGCGCCCGCCGCATTGCGCCGAACGACCCGGAGACGATGGTCGACGTCGCGCGCTTCTATGCGTCCGACGGCAAGATGAACGAAGCCTCGGCGCTTGCCGATCAGGTGCTTGCCGCCAAGCCGACGAACGTGAAGGGCCTGATGCTGAAGGGCGACCTCGTGCGCCGCTCGCAGGGGCTCGAAGCGTCGCTCACCTATTTCAACCGGGCGATCGAGGCCGATCCCAACAACATCGAGGCGCTGCTGGAGCGCGCCGCCACGCTCGGCGACCTCAAGCGCGAGGATCAGGCGCGCGCCGATCTCAAGCGAATCAACGGGCTGGTGCCGGATCACCCCCTCGCGCTCTATCTGGAAGCCGTGCTCGAAACCCGCAGCGGCCAGTATGAGAAGGCGCGCCAGTTGATGACGCGCACGAAGGGCCTGCTTGCGAACTACGTGCCGGCGCTGATGCTGCAGGGTATGCTGGCCTATCAGGCGAACGACGTGGCGCAGGCCACCGACTTCTTCGGCAAGGTCGTCGCCGCGGCGCCGCAGAGCGTGCTTGCGCGCAAGCTCTACGCAGCCTCGCAGCTCAAGGGCAACGACACGCGCGGCGCGATCGCCTCGCTGAAGCCGATCATCGATTCCGGGGCTGCCGACGGGCGCACCTTCGCGCTCTACGGCGCCGCCTATGCGCGCGAGGGCAACATGGCCGAAGCGCAGCAGTATCTCGAAAAGGCCGTCACCGAAGCGCCGAAGGCGGGCGAGCTGAAAACCCAGCTCGCCATGACGCAGCTCCTGCAGGGTAACGCCGAGGCTGCCGAAGAGGAGTTGATGGCGGTGCTGAAGGACGACAGCAAGTCGCTGCAGGCGCTGATGGTGCTGACGCTGATCCAGATCCGTGACCGCGAGTTCGACAAGGCGCTCGCGACCAGCAACCGGATCATCACCCTCTATCCGGACCTGCCGGTCGGCTACAACATCCGCGGCGGCGCCGAGCTCGGCCTCGGGCAAACGAAGAAGGCCGAGGCCAGCTTCCGCACCGCGCTCCAGAAGAAGGCGGACTATACCGAGGCGCGGCGCAACCTCGCGCAGGTGCTCATCTCCACGGGCCGCATAGCGGAGGGCGAACGCGAGCTGAAGCTGCTGCTCGAACAGAACAAGCGCGACGGCCGCGCGTTGACCCTGCTCGCCGCGACGGCGGCGCGGCGCGGCGACGCCACCGCCCGCGTCGAATGGCTGCGGCAGGCGGCGGCGGTCGACGCGAAGCAGCTCGGCCCGCGCGTGCAGCTCGCCGACGCCTACCTCGACACCAACCAGAGCAAGCGCGCGCTCGACGAGGTCGCCTCGATCCTTCGCGACTTCCCCGATCAGCCGCAGGCCCTGCTGGCGGCGGCCCGCGTGTATGAAGCGGCGGGGCAAGGCAATCAGGTCGAATCGGTTCTGAACCGGCTCGTCAATGCGCAGCCGGACAGCCCGCAGCCGCGCGTCATGCTGGCCCGCGCGCAGGAGACGAACAGGAAGATCGCGGCGGCGCGCTCCACCTACCAGCGCATTCTGGCGATGCCGCGCGTCAATCCGGCCCCGGTCTATTCGGAACTGGTGTTCTTCGAGGCGCGGCAGGGCGACTGGACCGCGGCGAAGGAGTGGGCGGACCGCCTGCGCAAACATGCGCCGAAGGAGAATTTCGGCGACCTCGCGCTCGGCCGCGCCTATCTCGCCCAGAATCAGCCGGCGGCGGCGCTGCCGTATCTGGAGGCGGCGCAGAAGACGAAGTTCAACCTCGCGGCGGCGCGCGCGCTGTCACAGGTCTACACGCAGACGGGCAAGACCGGGCAGGCCATCACGGTGATGCAGGCCTATCAGAAGGCCAACCCGCGCGACCCGATCGCGCTCGCGGCCATCGCCGAATTGCAGATGCAGCAGCGGCAGTACAAGGCGGCCATCGCCAACTACGAGGCGCTGCGCAAGCTGCCCAACGCCGAAAAGAGCGTGACGGTGCTCAACAACCTCGCCTGGGCCTATTCGCTCGTCGGCGACAAGCGCGCGCTGGCGACGGCGAAGGAGGCCTATGCGGTCGGGCCGAACGTGCCCGCGGTGCAGGACACCTACGGCTGGCTGCTCATCCGCAACAAGCAGGACAAGACGCTGGCGCTCACGCTGCTGCAGAAGGCGGCGGCGGGCTCGCCGACCGACCCGGACGTGCGTTTCCACCTCGCCGTCGCCTATGCGATGAACGGGCAGCGCGGCAAGGCGGTGGAGGCGCTGCAAACCGCGCTCAAGACCCCGCAGTTCGACAGCCGCGGCGCGGCGCAGAAGCTGCTGACGAGCCTGCAGGGCAGCTAG